The region GTTGCTCACCAATAACACCAGTTGAAAATGGCAGAATTTCAGCAGCATTTACCCCTGCGAGTTCTGCCAGTTTGGCACAAGTCGCTTCAGCATTTGCCATGCCTGTAGGCCCCGTACCCGCATTGGCATTCCCGGTATTGATGACTAAATAACGTGGATTACCTACGGCTAAATGTGCCTTAGACACATGAACAGGTGCTGCACAGAAAGCATTCTGGGTAAATACGCCCGCAACATTGGAGCCTTCAGCCAGTTCAAATATCACCAGGTCACGTCGGTTCTGATAGCGCACATACGCTTCTGCCGAACCAATTTTCACCCCTTTCACCACATGCATCTGTGGCATAGATACGTCACCAACTGCCATTTTAAAATGTCCAATATTGAAGTTTTAGAAAAATACAGCTTAGTTGATCTGAAACAAAAAATCGAGCCAAAGCCTGACAGACACTCTCTTTTCTTATGGTTTTTCACAATAAAAAACCAGTCATAGCGACTGGTTTTATTCAGCTCAGCAAAACTTAGTTTTTTACCAGCTGGGTTGCTTGATCAAGCAGTGCTTTTTTCGCTTGTTGCTGACTGGTTGCAGATAAGGCCGGATTAGATGCCACAATACGGTCTGCATTGGCTGCATTGGCCGCAGTAATTGCAGCAGTTTGCAATACAATCGGACGATTCGGATTGGCAAAGGTATAACGGATACCTGTACGAGGACTTTCTACAGTCACCTGACCATTTGCATCTACCTGAGCAGGTGCAGTTGTTGGGCCAATAGCTTGTTTTACTTTATCTACAGTTGTGGTTTCTGAAGCTGCAAAACTCAATGTAGGGATTGCCAATGCAGCAATCATCAACGGTTTTAATACTTTTTTCATTGTCTGTCCGCAATTTGATGTCCAATGAGCAACTAAATAACACTTAATGTTGTGAACTGCAATTCCAAATGTGCTTTTGAAAAACTTTTTCACATAAAAAATCAGAGCTCTGAGGCTCTGATTTTTTTATATCACTTAAATTTTACCGTGACACTGTTTGTATTTCAGGCCTGAACCACATGGACATGGTGCATTACGGCTTGCAGGTGGTTCAAATACTGGTGCAACTGAAGTGGTATTAGCATTTTGAAGGGTATGATCTTCTTCCCCATCTTCCAGCAGGCTATCGAATTCCTGATGGGATAACTGGATACGCATTGCTTCAGCCTGAGCCTGTTGCTGTGCTTCCATCTCAGCCAGTTCTTCTGCCGTTGGCACATGGATACGGGATAGATCCATCACCACATCAGACTTGATTACACCCAGCATATTCACGAACAGGTTATACGCTTCTTTTTTGTATTCCTGTTCCGGATTTTTCTGTGCATAACCACGTAAATGAATACCTTGGCGAAGATAATCCATTGCCGCCAGATGCTCTTTCCAGTGACGGTCCAGAGAATTTAACAGGAAGTGACGTTCCAAAGTTGCTGCCGATTCAGCACCCATCTGTTCACGACGTTCGCGGTAGCGATTGATCACTTCATCCGTAATACGTTCAACCAAACCTTCTTCATCCAGACGGCGGTCCTGTTCCAACCATTGACCGACTGGTAATTCGAAGTTCAAGTCTTCCTTCAGTGCCTGTTCTAAACCTTCAATATCCCACTGGTCATGAATAGATTCTGGTGGAACATAGTTAGCAATCATGCCCTTCATGACATCGCGGATCATTTCTTCGATGTAATCTTGCAGAGAATTTTCTGCCAGAATGTCATCACGTTGAGAATAGATAATCTTACGTTGTTCGTTATTTACGTCATCGTATTTCAACAGGTTTTTACGAATATCAAAGTTACGTGCTTCAACTTTACGCTGCGCATTTTCAATTGAGCGCGATACCATCTTGTGCTCAATCGCTTCATCTTCTTGCAGACCCATGGCACGCATCATGGCAATGATACGGTCGCCTGCGAAGATACGCATCAAGTCATCTTCAAGAGACAGATAGAAACGCGATACACCTGGGTCACCTTGACGACCGGCACGACCACGGAGCTGGTTATCAATACGACGTGATTCATGACGCTCAGAACCAATAATGTGCAAGCCACCTGATGCCAATACCGCTTCATGGTTTTCTTCCCATTCAGCTTTCAGTTGCGCTTCATCTTCAGGTGTTGGATTCTCAATTTTGGCGAGTTTGGCTTTCCAGTTACCGCCCAGCAAAATATCGGTACCACGACCTGCCATGTTGGTCGCAATCGTTACTGCACGTGGTGCACCCGCTTGAGCAATAATATCTGCTTCACGTTCGTGCTGCTTCGCATTTAGAACTTCATGCTGAATACCCGCCTCTCGCAATTTTTCAGAAAGAATTTCAGACGCTTCAATCGTTGCCGTACCAATGAGAATCGGTGCGACACCTGCTTCGTGGACACGTTGAATTTCCTGAATAATCGCGTTGTATTTACCTTCACGATTCAGGTAAATCAAGTCATTCTGGTCATTACGAATCATTGGACGGTGGGTTGGAATAAGTACCACATCCAGACCGTAAATTTCTTTCATTTCCGCAGCTTCAGTATCCGCTGTACCGGTCATACCAGACAATTTTTTGTAAAGACGGAAATAGTTCTGGAAAGTTGTCGTTGCAAGGGTCTGGTTTTCAGGCTGGATTTCCAGACCTTCTTTGGCTTCTACCGCTTGATGCAGACCTTCAGACCAACGACGACCCGGCATGGTACGACCTGTGTTCTCATCGACAATGATCACTTCACCTTCATGGATGATGTAATGCACGTTGCGTTGGTACAGGTAGTGTGCACGAATTGCCGCAGTCACATGATGCACCAGATTCAGGTTAGAAGCCGAATACAGGCTCTCACCCTCAGCCAGCAAGCCCATTGCAATCAGTTCATTCTCCACGAATTCAAAACCAACTTCAGTAATTTCTACAGAACGCTGTTTTTCATCAATCCAGAAATGACCGCCATCCGGCACTTTCTCTTCTTTTTGTGGATGTAATTTTGGTGGAATGCTATTGATTGCAGAATAAAGCTGAGAAGAGTCTTCACTTTGACCAGAGATGATCAATGGTGTACGTGCTTCATCGATCAGGATCGAGTCGACCTCATCGATAATGGCATAAGTCAGACCACGCTGCTTTTTCTCTGCCAGCGAGAACACCATGTTGTCACGCAGATAGTCAAAACCGAATTCGTTATTGGTACCGTAAGTGATATCGGCTTTATAGGCTTCAGCTTTTTCTGCCGGGTTTTGCATAGAGTAAATAATACCAATGCTCAAACCCAAAAATTCGAATAATGGACGGTTTAACTCGGCATCACGCTGTGCCAGGTAGTCATTCACAGTAATGACATGCACACCCTGACCACTCAAGGCATTCAGATAACAGGCCAAGGTACCCATCAGGGTTTTACCTTCACCCGTACGCATCTCGGCAATTTTGCCTTCATGCAGGGTGATACCACCAATCAGCTGTACGTCGTAATGACGCATTCCCATGATACGTTTACCTGCTTCACGGCAGACTGCAAACGCTTCAGGAAGTAATTTATCTAGACTTTCGCCGTTATTATATCGTTGTTTGAATTCTTCAGTTTTTGCAGATAAGTCTGCATCGCTTAGGGCAGATATCGTCGGCTCGAGCGCATTAATCTTGTCTACGATTTTACGCATGCGTTTGAGTTCGCGCTCATTTTTGGTACCGAAGATTCCTCCGATCAGACTTGCCAACATGAATAGACTCTCTAAATCTTGCTTGTCAAATGAATATGTTCTTAGTCGTTTATTATGGTGCTAGAAATTTGAACTACAAGGGTTTTAATAAAAAAACCTTATTCCAGCTTCCAGCCCGGAGATCTAAGGCAAGCTAATGTAGCAAATTTTGAACATGCAATATAGTAAAATGCATGGCTGTTTAATTCAAAAGCAGATAG is a window of Acinetobacter sp. ASP199 DNA encoding:
- the secA gene encoding preprotein translocase subunit SecA — its product is MLASLIGGIFGTKNERELKRMRKIVDKINALEPTISALSDADLSAKTEEFKQRYNNGESLDKLLPEAFAVCREAGKRIMGMRHYDVQLIGGITLHEGKIAEMRTGEGKTLMGTLACYLNALSGQGVHVITVNDYLAQRDAELNRPLFEFLGLSIGIIYSMQNPAEKAEAYKADITYGTNNEFGFDYLRDNMVFSLAEKKQRGLTYAIIDEVDSILIDEARTPLIISGQSEDSSQLYSAINSIPPKLHPQKEEKVPDGGHFWIDEKQRSVEITEVGFEFVENELIAMGLLAEGESLYSASNLNLVHHVTAAIRAHYLYQRNVHYIIHEGEVIIVDENTGRTMPGRRWSEGLHQAVEAKEGLEIQPENQTLATTTFQNYFRLYKKLSGMTGTADTEAAEMKEIYGLDVVLIPTHRPMIRNDQNDLIYLNREGKYNAIIQEIQRVHEAGVAPILIGTATIEASEILSEKLREAGIQHEVLNAKQHEREADIIAQAGAPRAVTIATNMAGRGTDILLGGNWKAKLAKIENPTPEDEAQLKAEWEENHEAVLASGGLHIIGSERHESRRIDNQLRGRAGRQGDPGVSRFYLSLEDDLMRIFAGDRIIAMMRAMGLQEDEAIEHKMVSRSIENAQRKVEARNFDIRKNLLKYDDVNNEQRKIIYSQRDDILAENSLQDYIEEMIRDVMKGMIANYVPPESIHDQWDIEGLEQALKEDLNFELPVGQWLEQDRRLDEEGLVERITDEVINRYRERREQMGAESAATLERHFLLNSLDRHWKEHLAAMDYLRQGIHLRGYAQKNPEQEYKKEAYNLFVNMLGVIKSDVVMDLSRIHVPTAEELAEMEAQQQAQAEAMRIQLSHQEFDSLLEDGEEDHTLQNANTTSVAPVFEPPASRNAPCPCGSGLKYKQCHGKI